The following coding sequences are from one Numida meleagris isolate 19003 breed g44 Domestic line unplaced genomic scaffold, NumMel1.0 unplaced_Scaffold344, whole genome shotgun sequence window:
- the LOC110391300 gene encoding feather keratin Cos1-1/Cos1-3/Cos2-1-like has product MFCIQEELVRKYSLLQGMPLHMGQLGSIIKASPAPCLLIPFSHLLLLGNQVSVYLQPQDMSCCDQCQPCRPCGPTPLASSCNEPCVRQCQNSTIVIQPSPVVVTLPGPILSSFPQNTAVGSSTSAAVGSILSCQGVPITSGGLDLSCISSRYCGRRCNPC; this is encoded by the exons ATGTTTTGCATTCAAGAGGAGCTTGTCAGAAAATACTCCCTGCTGCAAGGGATGCCCCTGCATATGGGGCAGCTTGGGTCCATTATAAAagccagcccagctccttgCCTTCTCATTCCCTTCTCTCACCTCCTTCTTCTTGGGAACCAGGTGAGC GTGTACCTCCAGCCTCAAGACATGTCCTGCTGTGACCAGTGCCAGCCATGCCGGCCCTGTGGCCCCACCCCTCtggccagcagctgcaatgAGCCCTGTGTCAGGCAGTGCCAGAACTCCACCATTGTCATCCAGCCCTCTCCCGTGGTGGTGACCCTGCCCGgacccatcctcagctccttcccacagAACACCGCCGTGGGAtcctccacctctgctgctgttggcagcatcctcagctgtCAGGGAGTGCCCATCACCTCGGGGGGCCTTGACCTCTCCTGCATTTCCAGCCGCTACTGTGGCAGAAGGTGCAACCCCTGCTAA